CGCTGCGCGAACGCCAGATGGCCGCCAAGCAGAAGCCGCGCTACGACGGCACCTGGCGCCCTGAGCCCGGCAAGGTGCTGCCGCCCGTGCCCGATGGCGTGAAGCCCGTGCTGCGCTTCAAGAACCCGCAGGGCGGCGTGGTGGCCTGGGACGACAAGGTCAAGGGCCGCATCGAGATCCGCAACGACGAGCTCGACGACCTCGTGATCGCGCGCCCCGACGGCACGCCCACCTACAACTTCTGCGTGGTGGTCGACGACATCGACATGGCGATCACGCACGTGATCCGCGGCGACGACCACGTGAACAACACGCCGCGCCAGATCAACATCTTCCGCGCGCTCGGCAAGGAGCCGCCGGTGTACGCGCACCTGCCCACCGTGCTCAACGAGCAGGGCGAGAAGATGAGCAAGCGCAACGGCGCCAAGCCCGTCACGCAGTACCGCGACGAAGGCTATCTGCCCGACGCCATGGTGAACTACCTGGCGCGCCTGGGCTGGAGCCACGGCGACGACGAGATCTTCAGCCGCGCGCAATTCCTCGAGTGGTTCGATCTCGACCACCTGGGCCGCAGCGCCGCGCAGTTCGACGAAGCCAAGCTGCGCTGGGTCAACGCGCAACACCTCAAGGCCATGGCCGACGATGCGCTCGCGCCGCTGGTGGCCGAGCAACTGGCCAAGCGCGGCCTGCAGGCCGACGGGCGCCTGCCCCGCATCTGCGCGCTGTTCAAAGACCGTTGCGAGACCACGGTGGCGCTCGCGAACTGGGCCGCAGCCTTCTATGCCGACGTGACACCCAACGCCGACGAGTTCGCCCAGCACGTGACCGACGCGGTGAAGCCCG
This is a stretch of genomic DNA from Hydrogenophaga crocea. It encodes these proteins:
- the gltX gene encoding glutamate--tRNA ligase produces the protein MKVRTRFAPSPTGFIHLGNIRSALYPWAFARSQQGDFILRIEDTDLERSSQAAVDVILEGMAWLGLNPDEGPFYQMQRMDRYKAVLAEMQAQGLVYPCYMSVEELDALRERQMAAKQKPRYDGTWRPEPGKVLPPVPDGVKPVLRFKNPQGGVVAWDDKVKGRIEIRNDELDDLVIARPDGTPTYNFCVVVDDIDMAITHVIRGDDHVNNTPRQINIFRALGKEPPVYAHLPTVLNEQGEKMSKRNGAKPVTQYRDEGYLPDAMVNYLARLGWSHGDDEIFSRAQFLEWFDLDHLGRSAAQFDEAKLRWVNAQHLKAMADDALAPLVAEQLAKRGLQADGRLPRICALFKDRCETTVALANWAAAFYADVTPNADEFAQHVTDAVKPAVAALAAALKEVAWEKASIAAALKQVLAAHGMKMPQLAMPVRVLVMGTAQTPSLDAVLELHSREEILKRLGKV